AGAGGTCGACGACGCGGTCGTCGATCCGGTCGCGGCCCCGCACCGTCCAGATGTCCTCCTGGGTCTCCTCGCCGGCGGCGTCGTCCCTGACCGATTCGACGTACTCGAAGGCCCGGTCCTGCTCGCGCTCGAACTGCTCGCGGAGGAGTTCCCGCGCCTCGTCGACGCTGACCGGCCGGTAGCGGATCGGGTTCGACTGCTGGACCTCGAGCAGGCCCCGATCCTCCAAGCTGTCGGCGACGCTGTAGACCTGCGAGCGGGGGACGTCGGTGATGTCGGCGACGTCGCGGGCGGTCCCCGCGCCGAGTCGGTGGAGCGCGATGAACACCTTGGCCTCGTAGCTGGTCAGCCCGAGTCCCTCGAAGGCGTCGACCGCTGCGTTTTCGTCGTCGGTCATCCGCCGTCACCTCCGCGACCGTCACCGTCGCCGTCGCGGTGTCCGGCTCCGTCGTCGATCGTCGACGCCGGCGTGCCCCCGTCGCTTGCCGCCGGCGCCGGCCCGCTCGAACCCGACGGATCGAAGGAAACGTCGGGGCCGAGGTACCGCGTCCACAGCACCAGCAGGGACGGCAGGACGACCACGCTCGCGAGGAACGCGTACGTGATCGTCAGCGCCGTGATGATGCCGAACTGCTGGAGCGCCGGCAAGATTGCGAATGCGAGCGTGCCGAACCCGCCGACGGTCGTCGCCGCGCTACCCAGCAGGGCGCCGCCGGTGCCGGTGACGGTCGTTCGGAGCGCCGACCAGACGTTGCCCTGCCGCTCCAACTCGAGCGAGTAGCGCGCGCTGACGTGGATGCTGTAGGCGACGCCGAGCCCGATAGTCAGGCTCGTGATCATCCCCGTCAGCACGTTAAAGGGCATGCCGATGAGGTACATCGTGCCGAGGATCCAGCTGACCGAGAACGCGACCGGCAGCAGGGTCACGATCCCCAGCGAGGCGCTGTTGCCCGTCAGCCAGTAGGCGACCGTGAGGAAGGCGAAGACGGCCACGAGCGTGATCAGCAGGCTCTCGAGGACGGTGTCGAGCAGGTCCTGTTCGACGATGTAGCTGACGATCGGATCGCCGGTCGCGACGGCGGTCACGTCCGCGCCGTCCTCGATCGAGGCGGCGATGTCGCGCATCTCGTCGGTCGTATCGCCGGGGCTCGCGTCGCCCTGAACCCCGATGACCAGCCGGGCGGCGTCGTACTCGGAGCCGTCGCCGCCGTCGGTCCGGGAAATGACCTGACTGGCGGCGTCCTCGTCGACCTCGAACAGCTGGTCGTACAGCGCCGTGACGTTCTCGTCGGGCACGCCGTCGTCGTCGGTGTCGGCCGCGTCGAACGACTCGTTGAACGACTCGTTCTGTGCGGCGACTCGCTCCATCGTCGACAGCGGATCCTGCACGTCCGCCTCGCCGGTCGCCAGCTGGTAGGCGACGTCGCTGTCCGCGGCGTCGTCGCGGGCCGCGTCGATCCGCTCGAGCGCCGCCGGATCGTCGACGTCGCCTTCGGCGAGGATCTGAGCCTGGCTGTCCCCGCGCTGGAAGTGCTGGTTGACGAAGTCCATGTCCGCCTTGGCCTGGTACTCGCCGGGGCTCAA
The DNA window shown above is from Halopiger xanaduensis SH-6 and carries:
- a CDS encoding TrmB family transcriptional regulator, which encodes MTDDENAAVDAFEGLGLTSYEAKVFIALHRLGAGTARDVADITDVPRSQVYSVADSLEDRGLLEVQQSNPIRYRPVSVDEARELLREQFEREQDRAFEYVESVRDDAAGEETQEDIWTVRGRDRIDDRVVDLCSQAEKRIVFGTRLPELVTDAIGRTLEDRATAGVTVVTMSQIEAVQTAFDSLEDVAVESPFMRRTDDQRSGRIVLVDDDSILLSVIDDDGSETAIWSSESLFASVLIQLIEANLEADVQRA